Within Serratia odorifera, the genomic segment TGTGTTAGACTGATGCCGTTTTCCTGCCAGTTTTGGTTGAGGTGCTTCTGAATACGCCGGCACAGCTTTCACTGCCACTTTATCTTCCCGACGATGAAACGTTCGCCAGTTTTTATCCGGGGGGAGAACCCATCCCCTATTAGCTGCGATCCAGTCTGCCGTTGTTCAGGAACATGGCAGTTATATCTATTTCTGGTCGCGCGAAGGTGGTGGGCGCAGCCATTTGCTGCACGCCGCCTGCGCCGAGCTGTCGCAACGCGGCGAAGCGGTCGGCTATGTGCCCTTGGATAAACGCGCCTATTTTGTGCCGGAAGTGCTGGATGGCATGGAGCAGTTGGCGCTGGTGTGCATTGATAACATTGAATGCATCGCCGGCGATGAAGCCTGGGAAATGGCCATTTTCAACCTGTACAACCGCATTCTGGAAACCGGTCGCACGCGGCTGTTCATTACCGGCGATCGCCCGCCGCGCCAGCTGAATCTGCAATTGCCGGATCTGGCGTCTCGCCTTGACTGGGGGCAGATTTACAAGCTGCAACCGCTGTCCGATACGGAAAAACTGCTGGCGCTGCAATTGCGTGCCAAACTGCGTGGTTTTGAACTGCCGGAAGACGTGGGGCGTTTTTTGCTCAAGCGGCTGGATCGTGAAATGCGCACATTGTTCATGACGCTGGATCAGCTTGACCGCGCGTCGATCACCGCACAGCGCAAGCTGACTATTCCGTTTGTGAAGGAAATTCTCGGCTTATAAGGATCCAGCTGCGCGGATCCCGGGGGTTACAGAATCTCCAGCACTTGCTCCGGCGGGCGCCCGATACGCGCCTGATGGCCGTTCACCACGATCGGCCGCTCGATCAGTTTTGGATTGTCCACCATCGCTTGCAGCAGCTGCTGTTCGCTCAGCCCCGCATCCGCCAGCTGCAATTGCTTATATAAATCTTCTTTTTTACGCATCAGCTCGCGTGCCGAGCTGAAGCCCAGCTGGTGCAGCAACTGTTGCAACTGTGCCACCGACGGTGGGCTATCCAGATACGGTACCACCTTGGGCTGGAGGCCGTGCTGTTCCAGCAATGCCAGGGTTTCGCGGCTTTTGGAGCAGCGAGGGTTATGGTAAATCGTGACGTCTTTCATCGAGTTTCCTTGTTAAATCAACTGCGCTGATATTGGCGGAAGCGCTGCTGCAACTGGCGCAACTGATCGATACGCGCGTCATAACGCGCCTGTTTCAGGCTACCGAGTTTTTGCAGTGAACTGGCGTTGCTGAGCAGGCTGATGGATTGATCCAGCCGCCCGGCCAGCGCCAGGCTTTCGGCGCGTGCCGACAGTTCTTCGTCACGCAGCCCTTGTGCCGCGCTGGCCTGCGCCAACAGATCCCAGCCGTTCGGATCGTCCGGGTGGGCAAAAGTATAACGGTTGAGAATTTTTGACGCCTGCGCCGGCTGGTTGCCTTCGACGTAGGCGTTGGCCAGGTTGAGCTGCAACACCGGATTATTGCTTTGCGCCGCGTTGGCGGCCTGCAGGCGTGCAATGGCCTGCGATGCCCGTTTCTGGCCGAGATCGATGTCGGTCATCAGATCGAGGAAACCAGACGTTATTGCTGTCCTTGGCCAGCAGCGGCGCAATGATATTGCGTGCGTTGTCGTACTTCTTCGCTTCGTAAAACAGGATTGCACGGCCGTATTTGGCGGCGATTTGCTGGCGCACGTTACCCTTGGCATAGCTGTCCAGCAGATCTTCCCTCAGCCCGTAGCCGACGCTGCTGTACATGCCTAACGCACGAACCTTGGCCATATAGTAATCCTCGGTGGATTGCGTGATATGGCGTGGCATCTGGTTGGCGCGGTTGCGGGCATCGGACAGGCGGCTGTCAGGCAAGGGGTGGGTCAGCAGCATCTCCGGCGGCTTGGAGGCATAGCGCGCCTGGTCGGCCAGTTTTTGCAGGAAACTCGGCATCGCCTCCGGATCGAAGCCGGCGCGTTGCAGCACCTGAATACCGATGCGATCGGCCTCCTGCTCGTTGGACTGGGTGAAGCTGATCATGCCTTGCTGGGTGCCGGCCATGGTGCCACTCAGCGCGGCCATGCCCATCGTCGGGTTGGCCATCGCCAACAGGATCGAACCAAGCGCGCCGACCCAGGTCAACGGGGCATTGCGTTGCTGGTCTTCCATCGCGCGTGCCAGGTGGCGTTGGGTGACGTGTGAAATTTCGTGCGCCAGCACCGACGCCAGCTGGCTCTCGTTGTCGGTTTCCCGGAACAGGGCCGAATGCAGCACCACGTTGCCGCCGAAGAAGGCAAAGGCGTTGATTTCGTCGTTACGCACCAGGAAGAAATGGAACGGCGTGCGCACCGAGTAGGCGCTTGCCACCAGCCGGTTGCCCAACTGATTGATGTAGGTGTTCAGCAGCGGGTCGTTGATCAGCGGCGTGCTGGCGCGCAACTGGCGCACGTAAAAATCGCCCATCGCCAATTCCTGACCGATGCTTAAGGTCCCGCCGGCGGTGGTGCCCATATCCGGCAGTTGATCCTGCGTTTCCGCACTGACAGGCGCCACCGCAGTGGAACTGAGCGTGCCGAGTAACAAGAAACGCAATCGCTGTTTTGGTCAACCGGGTGGTCATAGTCAGGGGTATCCCTCGTGATGTGGTAGTAACTAGGACGCCTATCGCCGATAAGAGTTCTTCTTCCGTGCCGGACTCTCCAGTACAATCAGCCCGAAGGTGCGCTGGTTCACAAAAATGCCGTTTACGCACCGTGGGACAGACCCATCACATCATAGTCAGCCGTGAGCCACAATGAAACTTTT encodes:
- the arsC gene encoding arsenate reductase (glutaredoxin) (This arsenate reductase requires both glutathione and glutaredoxin to convert arsenate to arsenite, after which the efflux transporter formed by ArsA and ArsB can extrude the arsenite from the cell, providing resistance.), coding for MKDVTIYHNPRCSKSRETLALLEQHGLQPKVVPYLDSPPSVAQLQQLLHQLGFSSARELMRKKEDLYKQLQLADAGLSEQQLLQAMVDNPKLIERPIVVNGHQARIGRPPEQVLEIL